The genomic stretch agatgATTTACGTGCTAACACTTAGGCATATCttgtttatgctgaaaattggaggaaaaactagaaggaaaggaaaagaagaagaaagctgaaattgggagacctaggaggagaatctAGTGGTTTGAGGCAATTAAAGTTTATCATAACCaagattgttcagaggtaagagtttatcccCTGTTTTGCTTATGTTTTAAGCTTGATTTCTAGAAAGTAAGTATAGAAATTTAAAGATAGttatggctggttttgtatggaaTTCAGCTTGGTAATCAAGAGGAATTGGtataaagctgggattggagggagttcaagctgagttattggttgaggtaagagttttaaacatctttgaatttttgtatctgatgtggtttaagaatttggaagcatggtttacatttttcaagccttggtttaagttttaaaagctatggtttaagtttctggaatttgaaaccaaagtgtggattttgggggTGATTGTGTGTTGgaccttgttgttggtgtttttaggttgttagatggttcatttgaggtttcaaattagttttggggtttaggtatgtgtttgggttgaattggaggtgttttggctcggggaaaatgcaggggaaaacccagaattttgggttcgcgaaggggcgccgcggccctgttcttctgtgccgcggcgctaggctgcaGCAGGAGGGTGGACCATTATCGGTGCCGCGGCCCTCTTTGGtgggcgctgcggcgctaggCAATTTTCTGGGcagggaaattttgcattttagggcttttgcccagggggctcgggagATGTTTCCACTACATTGTTTTGGGTAGTTGGAGGTCccaagagtacgggattggttccgagaagtggttttggattggttagtattaaagggtgttttatatgtgttgtgaataggttttcggagaggctcgggatagaggaccctACTCGTGACTCTGGTGCATTGTGAGCtcgggatacaagtaagaaaacccttgttcccatagagcttgtatgcagggctgagcccaatgtgtttgaattgcagggcgtagccctttgactgaattggttagtattcaatatatgtttgttatgctatgaatgcaattatgtgaatgatcggcaagagccgggaacggtgtaggccgaggtcggcaggggcagggaacggcaaagggtcgggaacggtgttaggcacgttgagtgcaaggccgagtacggcaaggggccaggagcagcgttgagcacgtggagtgcgagttgcaagggcgagtccctaaaggatacctgggatatcctcacggtgtggatcgcgaacccagggcctggtaaagcgcctgggacggctaggccgtatgtgtttagcctattgatggtcagtttgtatacttggtgtatgttttgtatatgttatctgtttgtgggttttcttgctgggcttcggctcacagatgctctgtggtgcaggtaagggtaaggagaaagccaaccaaccatgagtgtagcaggcatgaagcggcgtgtacatgtttggccagcatggctgccacagccagtggattttgggagatgtttgtaaataaacctagatttggttgtttagtcgacttggtttactctgtatgttgtaaatatttctaaactgtactttgggatcccaagtggtaaacttttatgattttcaataaaatggagttatttctaaagttttcctctgtttatggcttaattacactatttgacctaaaacctcgattagcgagttgaacacacgtttttaaactcacttagtaacggctctaaggaagtaaggcattacagatttagtggctacatcatctcgagggatgggacttaaactccctaaagagattcacgattgatggtaacctatcttaacactagttattcaactagtgttaggttcaataggtaacaacaagtcaattaagtgaatattagttgtactcaaaacctgtcccatctgagatattgagtacttgtgtgttaccaaagttgagggttaaaaccgaaatgatttttaatagaattcaatcttgtgaagacaagtatttttggtaacaaaatactgtaaaaattctacctatatggacctagaggtggtgccgcctctcatgcgAATTAGGAGTATTCACAAggacgtccatgaatggaaagtgcacatggccattaacggtgcaaagtgagacatagaggtctcaagtgaacatcgcaaaggtgtgtgtattatcattgatttgttatcatgaaaagatggtccaatgcctagtgcaaccaaatttttgacaaattttgtgataattacactatagtaaagttcaagttgaaaaacactttgctttatgcactaatgcaatgactcctataagagagagttcttatttaatcacgtgagggatatgttatatttcaaaatataatgattgattaaataagtgttacaatagatcactatttaatctagttggggaatgttatattattttataatataatgtaatatcatattatattataatataatgttttagattaaatatatgtgacaaagagtgtcatatattgtaacatataatagagaaatacaatatttagatatatgagatatatccaaataatgtaatatattgtgtgttacaaatttgtaacttccaaatattaccctttattgtgtaaatttagtgttatacaatattgagatgaatttcataaaaccatatgtgaaatggttgttagagatatgattttaaccccaataatgtgttttgggaattacaaaatcatttgggagggtttggaaccgtttggaaaaacagcacattttcaagtgatGAAACTGggctgtggtcgcggccactgaatgatggtggctgcggcttgggggacagagagcagtggttgCGGCCACATGTGCATTTCaagccaatttttcagttttttccaaatatgttgaatggttccaaaaacccaaataactcccaaatctcaattttaattccacattaatccaattaaacattggtaacatccatgggggttggtggaatttaaattcaaagggtgtctctaaactctataaataggagcctatagctcacttgaaagacacaatatttctatccattagaacaCTTGGCTACAAACACCTTCAGGCTTGATagttccagaaagcatttcctataatctgtgagagatcccttagtgcttgagttagggggaaataagcttttggacaaaggtttcaaaccttgttcaagttggtgattcccaacacacttcactttggtagtgtgagtgagagttgtttctatttagtttgtttgttctttctttctattctatttctcttcatcttcatattcttctcttttgtttatttgtatttcttgttttgagttgtaatcttcttgtctttatttcaaacacttttactttacttgtaatattttactttgagttgtatttttcactattctattcttcttctcttcttcttgttctttagtttatttgtattttcatttaTAGAGTTGTAAGCTTATTCaatcaattaatatttatttgtaatattattgcatagagttgtattatcttactatttccattgaggcaaatacatattttcttaacaacaaaaactcaagatgttgaattatcatctaatctaaccactatattttcaaaagcaaagaagattagaaaacaatgaacctcatttataaaattttcttcttcttatttctatcactatatgaaagccattagatcttctaagaaaaccaaagaagaacattaccttatcttaccatcttttcaaagttgggtcctcacaagatctctatggtttctccttccattgaaaaggaaattatgcttttgattgttagagatatatattatactcaatggaaatggtaaaaccaaagatacaactctatgcaaaaggctacaatagacaagatgatagataaataagtgttacaactctattacaaaaatacaagtaaatagaaatagaagaagagaatataaaaacaatagtagaaataagaaataacaagaacaataaacAAAACTCTCTCagtcacacaaccaaagtgaagaacgTTGTGAATCACCAACTTGATCAAGGTTTataacctttgtccaaaagtttatttctccctatctcaagcactaagggattctctcaatattggaaatagctctcttgaataatcaaacatttttgtgtatttttgtgtatttctagccaagtgctttagtagAAATAGAGTTGTCTCACAAGTGAccaatagactcctatttatagagttttgagaaaccctttgaatttcaaactccACCAACTCTCATGgttattaccaatgtttaattggacgtttatagaattaaaaatgagtttttgGAGTTATATGAGTTGTTAGAACTGTTTAAAGTGGAAAAAGGAGTATAAAATTGGTTGCATACATCTCTGGCAGCGGCCACCAGCATTCCTGGTCGCGGCCGTGTGCTTCTGTCCACCAAGTCATGACCAGGGGCActggtggccgcagccacaggccaaTTTTCAGCATGTAACTTTTGTGCTTTTTTCCAAACGACTCTATACTCTTCCCACATgcctttgtaacctccaaacacattgtgagggttaaaatcatgtctccaacaATCATATCACTAATGACCTTgatcaattcaaataaaaaatgtgaaacataaaatctacacattattgtgtaatatttggaagttacaaatttgtaactgattttgtaactccaaaatatattattttggacacacacatatgtctaattttgtaactctccattatatgttacaatatacgACAAATCAcaatttgtcacattatttaatctaatattatattatacaaaataatataacaattctCTTCAACTTGTTCACGCTTTCGGCCACTTTTTCTTGTCTTTCTTCTGAGCCCACAACCCTTTTCTTTATTTCCTTCTCATTATCTCTACATGTCTATAATTAGTCCTCAGCTtttgcttttttctttttttctttctacaaTCTAGTTCAAGGCTAAATAGTCTAAACTACTTTCTAGGATAATGCTAGTTTTGGCTGATAGCTTGTTTTTGTCCCTTACGAAACAAAGCAATGAATTTTGATATAATCCTACGGTGGTGGTATGGCGTTCTATCTCTTCTttataaatattgtttatttCGTATCACATCATTGCGTTGAGGTGTCCTAAGCCAATAAGTTACAAACACGAGAAAAAAGTTTGCCAAATAGTATGAAAAGGACGATAAAAAGGTCAATTAAGGCATAATCTCAACTGGTACAGGGTGTTCTTGAGCGAAAAATATCTATGAAATCTTGATTACAAGCAATAAGACTTGCATAAATTTTGTAGTTTAGTAACACTCAGGAACACAACACAAATATCACAACTGAGCTTACATCCAAACCATGTCAAATAGATGAACACTTAGTTAACTATCCACACTATCAAAGTTCATATTTGTAAGAACAAAGTTTGAAGAGTAAGCATTTTGGGCAAACTCCCAGTCATGCTTCCTCACATTCAAAGGTGAAAAAAAAATTGCAGTATTATCTTAAGGTAGCAATCCCAACTCTATCAAAGGGGTTAAAAGCAGGATAAGCACTGCTCCTGGAGTCAGAATCCTGGACCACATTTGAATCTGAATGCGTCCATCCATCCCAAAATCTTTGACTGGATCTATTGGTCGCCACATATTTCTCGAATTCAAGCCTCTGCCTTGGGGCACTCTGTGACCGAAGCTTAGCACGAGAGGATTCTGTGTTAGCCATGTAGTTTGGATGGCTTGTGTAGCCACTGAAGTAGCCCCACGAGCACTCGCTCTTTGCAGGTGTGAAAGGTCCACCTCTCCTAGCACTGCTGCTTCCAGGTCTAGACGAGGCAGAAATGGCTTGAGGACTGTTCCCTGCTGTCCTAACAGCTGCTTCGTCTTTCTCCATTGGATGCTTCAAATTGCCAAATGACACTGCATCCATGGAAGATTGATTTGGAACCGAAACTGGAACTTTTATCATTCGTTTTGATGGGGAATCAAATGGAGCAAAGCTCCGGTTTTGATAATCTGAGGCCAAAACATGCCGTGGCATTTGAAAGTTTCGTGTACTACCACGTTGGGTATCCATGTGAGGCTTCCAAGTATCAACTTCTAGAATCTTGTCCCTCTTTTCGTCGTCAGTGCGGCCATATCTCATTGAAGAGCCTTGGCAACTATTCCATATGCTTTCCTCCATCCAACGGTCTAACCAGTTTGATCCTGTTCGGTTTTTCTCAAGGTTCATCACATCCCTGAAGTTTGAGTTTGAACCACACCTCTGCATATGCATGTTGAGAAACTCAATTTGTAATGGCACAAAGATCAATGTCCAAGTTTAAGAATATCCTTTCACATTGAATTTTCAACAACCATATTATATAGCCTTGAAATTTCTCTTATATAAGATCATAAATACATCATTACAtagaaatttaataaaaaaaaatatgggcTATGAATTTATAAAGAATCACAAACTAATACCTTCAGGATTGAGGGGCCATCATATTTGTTACTATAAGCACGCTGTTGATATCCATTTCTATCAGAATTTACAGGGAACTGCAAGTTATGTAATAACAAGTTATTTCCCAACATATTTCAAAAAGTACAGAACTTATTCAATGCAAGAACAAGAGACATATATATATGGGCCAAAAATATTAtgaatattatctaattaattaCATGGTATAGTTTTtgtattaaatacataaaataataatgtaTCAAATGCACAAAACCATATATCAAGTAGACATAATTGTGCATTTGATAAAAATATTGTGAATTTAAACCTCATTAGATCTCATTTCAATAGTTAAAATTATTAATTACGGTATAATTAACTACATAATATCATTGtccaatatataaatatataaagttttgtaaacaattttcgcTTACTGGTGACAATAAGGACTTGCTGGAAGAATTTAAAGATTCCGACCCGTGCGTGCGAGTCGCACGTACTCGGGCTTGGACACGTACGAGTGTCTGCATCCGCTTAAGCATGTCTGCTGTTTGTTTTCTCACTACGTGGCCTCTGACCAATGCTTGAAGCTTCACCAGTGCTTTGAGTGCCCTCAAGGCTCTTCTTGCctttaaaatattttctaattaaatgTCATAATCAAAAGAATTTATATGATTACTTTCTATCTACCAAGCCAAtttagaatttaaaagaaaaaaaacattcaACTAATATAACCTTAACTACTTCAAATACTAACTGCTTTATACCTACcacttgaatttttttaaataataaaagttataATAATGCCTTCTGGCTGCACTACAAGATGCAGCTCAGGAATTTAAACAAATTGTCATGGACTGGTATTGACTTTTAATAAAGGCTGCCATGTCCTTCAGTTCACTTGTTGTCGAAATCATTATCTCTCATCACGCAAAGGAATCGgaaataaacaaatacataataataataataagaataataagaagaagaacaacgaCAACAATTacaattttaataataaattgaaAAACAGTGTAGTTATTCGAAACTAAAAGATTTCAAATTGAAACACTTTTTGGAAACAATATTGCTCAAAAAGTGTGAACATTCCTTCGAATTTGAACTTAGCCCCacctaaaaaaataaataaattacaggAAGGAATAGTGATAAAATATGTAATAGAAGGATTAGGTGCAATATAGTAATGGGCATGGGCCTAAGGCAAATGGGAGACACCACATACAAGGACGACTCAAATATTTGTGCCGTGTTACCCATTCCTATAAATAAAATCTTTAATTGTTACCAAAGAAAATGTGGtgatcaaatttttttttgtggCCTGTACTGCTTCCTGTACTAAAGTCCAAATACGTCATCTTACCGAATGTCGATGCACCAAGAAACAACCAATAGTATTACGACACGTCATTCGTTGCCAAGTACATATATGTAAAATTTACACAATACTCTTCCCATATATAATACAGGTACAGAATCCTAGCTAAAAATTCTAGAATATAATTCGATTTAACTCTCTGTTTACTCTGACAGTGAATGACACACGTCCATTAGTGTCGGcgacaattattattattattgttattttctttctaaaaaaCAATAACGAtcttcaaaattatttttatcggTGTTTGTTTCCCGAGAAAAACAATCccgaaaattatatataaaactCCCCTCGAAACTGCataaaatatgaaaattttcaaACGCTG from Humulus lupulus chromosome 5, drHumLupu1.1, whole genome shotgun sequence encodes the following:
- the LOC133834771 gene encoding protein IQ-DOMAIN 23-like; protein product: MGFLRRLFGPKRPTTSPPDKEKKRWGFSKDKTHKQSNPCPIKLDASTYQLQSPAAAFDANKHAIAVAAATAAVAEAALAAAHAAAEVVRLTNSRGSGNSTTAAQVSRTRHFAAAKIQSAFRGYLARRALRALKALVKLQALVRGHVVRKQTADMLKRMQTLVRVQARVRATRTHGSESLNSSSKSLLSPFPVNSDRNGYQQRAYSNKYDGPSILKRCGSNSNFRDVMNLEKNRTGSNWLDRWMEESIWNSCQGSSMRYGRTDDEKRDKILEVDTWKPHMDTQRGSTRNFQMPRHVLASDYQNRSFAPFDSPSKRMIKVPVSVPNQSSMDAVSFGNLKHPMEKDEAAVRTAGNSPQAISASSRPGSSSARRGGPFTPAKSECSWGYFSGYTSHPNYMANTESSRAKLRSQSAPRQRLEFEKYVATNRSSQRFWDGWTHSDSNVVQDSDSRSSAYPAFNPFDRVGIATLR